A segment of the Synergistaceae bacterium genome:
GTAATATTTACGTTTTGTGCAATTACTGAATTATCATGAGCGTCAACTACATCAACATTGTAAGTAGACTCTCTTGCTTCCTGAATCGTATTGAGCGACAAAGCATTTAATAATTCTTCATTACCTGAGATACTGATTTGACCTTTTGAGCCCGTCAGAGCCGAACGAAATACAATAGTTCCCGCAACAGCATTAGTGCCGAGAGTCCCGCCTTCAGTGAATGTTACGAATTTGCTTGCGTCATCGACATATTTTGCCTGGCCGAGTCCGACAGCAACGGCAGTATTTAATTTCTTTACGACATCATCAAGCGTGTCATTGCCGTAAATCGTAACTTTTGCTTGAGTCCCGTCGCCCTGAGTGAGAGTCAATTCCTGCGGCTGTTGTACGAGATAAACCCCTTCAGAGTTCCAGAATTTATCAATGTCGCGAATTTTCGTATTTCCTTCAGCTGTACGAGCTTGATTTGTTACAGTAAATGAAGTCATCGGTATATAATCAACAGTCAGCAGCTTATCGGCGGCATTACGTAATTCAGGCCCGGTAACAAGTGTTATAGTACCGTTTGTTACTTCGCCGGATTTAGAGTCAATGAAATAATTGCTGAAATTAATCTCATTTTCCGGAACAGAGTCGTACTCAAGCGCATAAGTTGATACTCCTGCATAACCGAAATTTTGACTGAATATATTAAAGCCTAATGGACGATCTACATTTTTTGCAGTTACAGCGACGGCAAATTTTCCGCCCTCATAAACGTGATCGAAATCGCTTAGACTCACAGTAACGGCGTTATCGAATGCATCACCCAGATTAAATACCTGACCGTCAGTGAGCATAATATCATCAATGTTTGCTGTAGAGTTTGCGCCGTTCTTAGATAAAATATTTGCCTTAGCACTTAATGTAACAGTACCAGTTATAGAATCAACTTTCTTGACCTCAAATAAAATACTTGCATTTACAGAAAGAGCGTCGCCAGAATCAACCGTAACCATATCTTCAACTGACGCAAAATCAGTAACTGTTGAGTCTATTGTAGACGTTGGAGCATTACCCGCGCCGCCGCCTTCATAAGAAATTTTCAGTCCTACAGCCTCTGTGCCCGGTTTAGAAATTGTCAATGACGTTATATCATTGCCGTTTACCTTTATGCCCTTGTAAGCTGCATTATGCTTTATTTCATTGAGAACGCTGTTAAAATATTCAGTTTGCGCTGTTGAGTCTGCTGTATCAGTTCGGAAAATATTTGCTCCTGAAGTACTCCATATTTCTATGCCGTCATCTGTCGAGACAGTGATTTTATTGACGGGAGAATTTGTAGTGTTAAATGACGTTGTAACAGTTGACTCCGTTGAAATGCCGCCGATTCCGTATGAACCATGCAAAAGGGGATCAGGCGACGACCCCCCGCCGAGATTTACAGAATAAGATCCGTCCGGCATAGAATCAACTTTTACATCTTTGAGTCCCTCAGCAGTATTGACGCTTTTACTTACTATAACAGATTTGTTGCTGCTGTCATTGCCGGCCTGCCTAATTTTGAGAATGTCAGATTTCTGGACTTCTGCTTGTCCTGCCTCAGCTCTTATTTTCAGCTTATAATTTCCATCGACGGCGTATTTCTGCCCGAACTGGTCAATAGAACGAATCCCGCCATTTACGATTGCTTTGACTTCTTTGCTTGTGCTGCTCCATAACACTGCATTATCGCCGCTAAGAATTTTTTTGCGGTTAAATTGCGTTGTATTAGCGAGTCTAGTAATTTCGTCGCGGATCTCGTTAATTTCGACCTGAATATAACTTCTGTCCTGCTGAGTCAACACGTCATTTGCTGCCTGAACTGATAACTCACGCATACGCATAAGCATTGAA
Coding sequences within it:
- a CDS encoding flagellin → MSMIMNHDITSLMGQRIMMRNSLAMKRSLEKLSTGLRTKIADLDNTAGLAISETMRSRIFGMEKALYNTQDGISLIQTASGALEQTNSMLMRMRELSVQAANDVLTQQDRSYIQVEINEIRDEITRLANTTQFNRKKILSGDNAVLWSSTSKEVKAIVNGGIRSIDQFGQKYAVDGNYKLKIRAEAGQAEVQKSDILKIRQAGNDSSNKSVIVSKSVNTAEGLKDVKVDSMPDGSYSVNLGGGSSPDPLLHGSYGIGGISTESTVTTSFNTTNSPVNKITVSTDDGIEIWSTSGANIFRTDTADSTAQTEYFNSVLNEIKHNAAYKGIKVNGNDITSLTISKPGTEAVGLKISYEGGGAGNAPTSTIDSTVTDFASVEDMVTVDSGDALSVNASILFEVKKVDSITGTVTLSAKANILSKNGANSTANIDDIMLTDGQVFNLGDAFDNAVTVSLSDFDHVYEGGKFAVAVTAKNVDRPLGFNIFSQNFGYAGVSTYALEYDSVPENEINFSNYFIDSKSGEVTNGTITLVTGPELRNAADKLLTVDYIPMTSFTVTNQARTAEGNTKIRDIDKFWNSEGVYLVQQPQELTLTQGDGTQAKVTIYGNDTLDDVVKKLNTAVAVGLGQAKYVDDASKFVTFTEGGTLGTNAVAGTIVFRSALTGSKGQISISGNEELLNALSLNTIQEARESTYNVDVVDAHDNSVIAQNVNITGNRLIGVVHKNVDVEFDSMMGLQATWNESIGGYSIQSTTGNNGSDVVLHLADNTMIFQTGAGEGEDVMLAIGDMSSNALGLDRINVMSREKASYSIDIIDKAIDRVSMQQAKLGAAQNRLEHHLGNLSKETESLIEANSRIRDTDYASEILEFTKMQILMQANTAMLAQSNQLQTQTILSVLRQ